The Streptomyces phaeolivaceus genome has a window encoding:
- the ribA gene encoding GTP cyclohydrolase II: MTENVGVLGTNAQSSGAVRVVNAPLPTTYGDFEAVGYLDQDRGEEQVALVYGDISGGAGILIRLHSECLTGDAFGSQHCECGEQLDSALRAIVAEGRGILVYLRGHEGRGIGLLAKLQAMKLQAEGLDTVEANLALGLPVDARDYRVAAEMLHDLGVRSVRLMSNNPRKREALLRHGIDVAEQVPLLITPCEDNITYLRTKRERLDHLLPHLDAVVHSS; this comes from the coding sequence ATGACAGAAAATGTTGGTGTACTCGGCACGAATGCCCAGTCCTCCGGCGCCGTACGCGTGGTGAACGCTCCTCTGCCCACGACCTACGGCGACTTCGAGGCCGTAGGTTATCTCGACCAGGACCGCGGCGAGGAACAAGTGGCGCTGGTGTACGGCGACATCAGCGGCGGTGCGGGAATTCTCATCCGGCTGCACTCGGAGTGCCTGACCGGTGACGCGTTCGGCTCCCAGCACTGCGAATGCGGTGAACAGCTCGACAGCGCGCTCCGGGCGATAGTCGCCGAGGGCCGCGGCATTCTCGTGTATCTCCGAGGCCACGAGGGACGCGGTATCGGTCTGCTCGCCAAGCTGCAGGCGATGAAACTCCAGGCGGAGGGCCTGGACACCGTCGAGGCCAATCTCGCCCTCGGTCTGCCGGTGGACGCCCGGGACTACCGGGTGGCCGCCGAGATGCTGCACGACCTCGGCGTCCGCTCGGTCCGGCTGATGTCGAACAACCCGCGCAAGCGGGAGGCGCTGCTGCGCCACGGCATCGACGTCGCCGAACAGGTGCCGCTGCTGATCACGCCGTGCGAGGACAACATCACCTATCTGCGCACCAAGCGCGAGCGGCTCGACCACCTCCTGCCGCACCTGGACGCGGTGGTCCACTCGTCCTGA
- a CDS encoding NAD(P)/FAD-dependent oxidoreductase, with protein sequence MIRSARVVVIGGGVIGTSIAYHLAAAGVDDVVLVERDELASGSTAKAAGGIRAQFSDELNIQLGARSLEAFDRFKQELGHDIGLHRVGYLFLLTTPDEVAQFEAGVQLQNDLGVPSRMVDPAEARRLSPLISTEGLLAAAFSPDDGHCTPESVVHGYAAGARRRGATVLRDCEVLGIETWRDTITAVVTSRGRIVTDTVVCAAGAWSRSVGAMVGVDLPVEPLRRQIAVTEPVPGLPPSLPMTIDFTSSLYFHTEGPGLLVGMSDPDERPGFATDTHDRWIPRLYEAMERRAPGLLDLRRTGGWAGLYEITPDHNALIGEAGSCSRFLYATGFSGHGFLQGPAVGEVVRDLYLGRVPFVDISPLNVDRFTADALRPEANLV encoded by the coding sequence GTGATCCGCAGCGCACGGGTCGTCGTCATCGGCGGAGGAGTCATCGGGACGAGCATCGCCTACCACCTGGCCGCCGCCGGAGTGGACGACGTCGTCCTCGTCGAACGCGACGAACTGGCCTCCGGATCCACCGCGAAAGCCGCCGGCGGGATCCGCGCGCAGTTCTCCGACGAACTCAACATCCAGCTCGGCGCCCGCAGCCTGGAGGCGTTCGACCGCTTCAAGCAGGAGCTGGGCCACGACATCGGACTCCACCGGGTCGGCTATCTCTTCCTCCTGACGACCCCCGACGAGGTCGCCCAGTTCGAGGCCGGCGTCCAGCTCCAGAACGACCTGGGCGTGCCCAGCCGTATGGTCGACCCCGCCGAGGCCCGGCGGCTCTCCCCGCTGATCTCCACAGAGGGCCTGCTCGCCGCCGCCTTCTCGCCCGACGACGGGCACTGCACGCCGGAGTCCGTGGTCCACGGGTACGCCGCCGGGGCCCGCCGCCGCGGGGCGACCGTGCTGCGCGACTGCGAGGTCCTCGGCATCGAGACCTGGCGGGACACCATCACCGCCGTGGTCACCAGCAGGGGCCGTATCGTCACGGACACGGTCGTCTGCGCGGCCGGCGCCTGGTCCCGGTCCGTCGGCGCCATGGTCGGCGTCGACCTCCCGGTGGAACCCCTGCGCCGCCAGATCGCCGTCACGGAACCGGTCCCCGGCCTCCCGCCGAGCCTCCCCATGACGATCGACTTCACCAGCAGTCTCTACTTCCACACCGAGGGCCCCGGCCTCCTCGTCGGCATGTCCGACCCCGACGAACGGCCCGGCTTCGCCACCGACACCCACGACCGCTGGATCCCCCGCCTCTACGAGGCCATGGAGCGCCGCGCGCCCGGCCTGCTCGACCTGCGCCGCACGGGCGGCTGGGCGGGCCTGTACGAGATCACCCCGGACCACAACGCCCTGATCGGCGAGGCCGGTTCGTGCTCCCGCTTCCTGTACGCGACCGGGTTCTCCGGCCATGGGTTCCTCCAGGGCCCGGCGGTCGGCGAGGTGGTCCGCGACCTGTACCTGGGCCGCGTACCCTTCGTCGACATCAGCCCCTTGAACGTCGACCGGTTCACGGCCGACGCGTTGCGCCCGGAGGCCAACCTCGTATGA
- a CDS encoding saccharopine dehydrogenase codes for MTDLHLWLRHETRTTERRTPIVPSDARRLVASGVRITVEESPQRIFPVEAYEEAGCQVADPGSWVSASARAVIVGLKELPDAPAELTHRHIFFGHAYKGQPGAQALLRRFAAGGGALLDLEYLVDDQGRRLAAFGFWAGYLGAALAVLHHRGALRAPLVPTTKEEMEAELRASEGDLTALVIGALGRSGRGARTALDEAGVEPTCWDLPETRDLDRPALLAHDLMVNTVLTTSPVPPFLTDKDLDGPDRRLRTLSDVTVDVGSPMNVLPVYDTTTEWDHPVRRLREQPPLDLIAIDNLPSLLPREASTDFSAALLPQLLDFETSGAWGRCLDRFRRVSGELGLTER; via the coding sequence ATGACCGATCTCCACTTGTGGCTGCGCCACGAGACCCGCACCACCGAACGCCGCACCCCGATCGTGCCGTCCGACGCCCGACGGCTCGTCGCGAGCGGCGTACGGATCACCGTCGAGGAATCCCCCCAGCGGATCTTCCCCGTGGAGGCGTACGAGGAGGCCGGCTGCCAGGTCGCCGACCCCGGCTCATGGGTGTCGGCCTCGGCCCGAGCGGTGATCGTAGGCCTCAAGGAACTCCCGGACGCGCCCGCCGAACTGACTCACCGTCACATCTTCTTCGGGCACGCCTACAAGGGGCAGCCCGGCGCTCAGGCCCTGCTGCGCAGGTTCGCCGCCGGGGGCGGGGCGCTGCTCGACCTGGAGTACCTGGTGGACGACCAGGGCCGCAGGCTCGCCGCCTTCGGCTTCTGGGCGGGCTATCTGGGCGCGGCCCTCGCCGTGCTCCACCACAGGGGCGCGCTGCGGGCCCCGCTCGTCCCCACCACCAAGGAGGAGATGGAGGCCGAACTCCGCGCCTCCGAGGGCGACTTGACCGCGCTGGTGATCGGCGCCCTGGGCCGCAGCGGCCGGGGAGCGCGCACGGCGCTCGACGAGGCGGGCGTCGAACCGACCTGCTGGGACCTGCCGGAGACCCGCGATCTGGACCGGCCGGCCCTGCTGGCACACGACCTGATGGTCAACACCGTCCTGACCACCAGCCCCGTCCCGCCGTTCCTGACGGACAAGGACCTCGACGGCCCGGACCGCCGTCTGAGGACCCTCTCCGATGTCACCGTCGACGTCGGCTCACCCATGAACGTCCTGCCCGTCTACGACACGACGACGGAATGGGACCACCCCGTGCGGCGGCTGCGCGAACAGCCTCCGCTCGATCTCATCGCCATCGACAACCTGCCCTCCCTCCTGCCTCGCGAGGCGAGCACCGACTTCTCGGCCGCGCTGCTGCCGCAGCTGCTGGACTTCGAGACCAGCGGGGCCTGGGGCCGCTGCCTGGACCGGTTCCGTCGGGTGAGCGGCGAACTGGGCCTCACGGAAAGGTAG
- a CDS encoding saccharopine dehydrogenase family protein: MTEVVPASGTVHWIGAGLSTGSGLAALCDTAARVRLWHRTEERAEQALAALGLAGRAEPRAYTPSALAAELAPGDIVVSMLPAPEHGPLLAACVGARAHFACSSYVSDAVLERVPAAEAAGITVLTETGLDPGIDHLFAHSLIARATEAIGPGTAASYTLTSYCGGVPAVPNDFRYRFSWAPVGVLNALRSPARYIEDGAETTADRPWTVTRPHVIDGETFEAYPNRDSVPFVTQYGLPPAWKPLTFVRGTLRLDGWLTAWAPVFAELEQGDDRRIASLARELATRYPTTDADRDRVVLAVSLDVHTGPDEHWSGRYLLDMVGTKEESAMARLVSRPLALGVGHILDGSLPAGLSRGAETGERSEVWLRELGREGLQFGLWVEG; the protein is encoded by the coding sequence ATGACAGAGGTGGTCCCCGCGAGCGGCACCGTCCACTGGATCGGCGCCGGCCTGTCCACGGGCAGCGGCCTGGCGGCACTGTGCGACACCGCCGCCCGGGTACGGCTGTGGCACCGCACCGAGGAGCGCGCCGAACAGGCCCTGGCCGCGCTGGGGCTGGCGGGCCGCGCCGAGCCCCGCGCGTACACGCCGTCGGCGCTGGCGGCCGAGCTGGCACCCGGAGACATCGTGGTCTCGATGCTCCCGGCGCCGGAGCACGGTCCGCTGCTCGCCGCCTGCGTCGGCGCGCGGGCCCACTTCGCCTGCTCCAGCTATGTCTCGGACGCCGTGCTGGAGCGGGTACCGGCGGCCGAGGCGGCGGGGATCACCGTCCTCACCGAGACGGGTCTCGACCCGGGCATCGACCACCTCTTCGCGCACAGCCTGATCGCGCGGGCGACGGAGGCGATCGGCCCGGGGACCGCCGCCTCGTACACCCTCACCTCGTACTGCGGCGGCGTCCCCGCCGTCCCCAACGACTTCCGGTACCGCTTCAGCTGGGCCCCCGTCGGTGTGCTCAACGCCCTGCGCTCGCCCGCCCGTTACATCGAGGACGGCGCGGAGACGACGGCCGACCGCCCCTGGACGGTCACCCGCCCCCATGTCATCGACGGCGAGACCTTCGAGGCCTACCCCAACCGTGACAGCGTCCCCTTCGTCACCCAGTACGGTCTGCCCCCGGCCTGGAAGCCGCTGACCTTCGTCCGCGGCACCCTCCGCCTCGACGGCTGGCTCACCGCGTGGGCCCCGGTCTTCGCGGAACTGGAGCAGGGCGACGACCGGCGCATCGCCTCCCTGGCACGGGAGTTGGCGACCCGCTACCCCACCACCGACGCCGACCGTGACCGGGTCGTCCTCGCCGTCTCCCTCGACGTCCACACAGGTCCGGACGAGCACTGGTCCGGCCGCTACCTCCTCGACATGGTCGGCACGAAGGAGGAGAGCGCCATGGCCCGCCTGGTGTCCCGCCCCCTGGCCCTCGGGGTGGGACACATCCTGGACGGTTCACTGCCGGCGGGTCTGAGCAGGGGGGCGGAGACCGGGGAGCGGTCGGAGGTGTGGCTGCGCGAACTGGGGCGGGAGGGCTTGCAGTTCGGGTTGTGGGTCGAGGGGTGA
- a CDS encoding AfsR/SARP family transcriptional regulator: MPARGTLVEIHVLGSVGLGSPERRLGVGSVKLQLLTAALALDVGRPVSLDTLVDRLWDDPPARARENVHTYVSRLRRAIRTVAPGSTAPSVAQRTHTYTLIADPRTVDWHRFLRLADRAGTVAAEGDDAGAAELFREAEDLWEEPLAGLPGLWATRMRSTLTERRRAVVMARTDVELRLGRFAEVVGELAPLVDEYRGDETLAGRLMTAYYGGGRHAEALHVHQSVRGILRSEFGTDPGEELTRIHRHILARGPVHELTRRPPDSRIPPPAVEPARPRPAPDHLPRQARLVGRRAEMDRIRAAIDTASRDGAVVTLESISGMAGVGKSALAIRAAHEFCDRFPEGSIYLNLRAHAQGQEPLAPTAALATLLRHVGVPPQSIPSDIEERATLWRRALGHRRALIVLDDAADPEQVRPLLPGTTECFVLITSRRRLVGLPRGRSLALDVLPTADAIALFREFAGLEELRGPDEQGGSDDTAEIERIVRLCGHLPLAIEIAANRLSAHPSWDLTVLRELLSRPADRLSQIRDGYSEIARAFEVSYQTLSRDEQSAFRLLSLHPGPEFGPCAAAALLGRPFDETERLLESLLQCHVLQEPVPNRFRFHDLLGEYAHLLCAAQDSDTHREAARSRLADHYLRTADHCDRLLYPRRIRLAVPDTAPTRAAAMNTTASRGPEPHNADDALSWFTTERQNLLSTENQLRQRGSRERAALLSHALAGFLDGECYWTDSVRLHETATEYWRTVEHEEGLCHALLDLSTAYMATGRFPETDRTAREALSRARAVGDRDTQAEALRELGILHWHLGQNQQALAFQKESLALSVATGDRWREARCQNNVAICLLYLGEHEDALSWFQDALAGFEATDDQRMLLKTLNNLGHLYLRTGDPEGARQTSEHSMRLAERTGSPSDRAILQINIAEIHLATGDAPAAVSLCRAAIPVFHSMGARKNEAIALTRLGRAYHALSDPDRAEDLIRRALTLAESIGAALEEVQAQLALGDCALVRGRTTAAEHLFRSALEAARRIHADEEEARAKAELERIRSQLIEFDRLRT, translated from the coding sequence ATGCCGGCGAGAGGAACGCTGGTGGAGATCCATGTTCTCGGCTCCGTCGGCCTCGGCTCCCCGGAGCGTCGGCTGGGTGTCGGCTCCGTCAAATTACAGCTGCTCACGGCTGCCCTTGCCCTCGACGTGGGGCGCCCCGTGTCTCTGGACACCCTGGTCGACCGGCTCTGGGACGACCCTCCGGCACGGGCCAGGGAGAACGTCCACACGTATGTGTCCCGCCTGCGCAGGGCGATCCGAACGGTGGCGCCGGGCTCGACGGCTCCCTCCGTGGCCCAACGCACCCACACATACACCCTGATCGCCGATCCCCGGACCGTCGACTGGCATCGCTTCCTCCGGCTCGCCGACCGGGCCGGGACCGTCGCGGCGGAAGGCGACGACGCGGGGGCGGCGGAGCTGTTCCGGGAAGCCGAGGACCTCTGGGAGGAGCCACTGGCCGGCCTTCCCGGCTTGTGGGCCACGCGGATGAGGAGCACCCTCACTGAGCGGAGACGCGCGGTGGTCATGGCGCGCACCGACGTGGAACTCCGCCTCGGTCGGTTCGCCGAGGTGGTGGGCGAACTGGCACCTCTGGTCGACGAGTACCGCGGCGACGAGACCCTCGCCGGCCGGCTCATGACCGCCTACTACGGCGGGGGACGGCATGCGGAGGCCTTGCACGTCCATCAGAGCGTCCGCGGCATCCTGAGATCCGAGTTCGGGACCGACCCCGGAGAGGAACTGACCCGCATCCACCGGCACATCCTCGCCAGGGGTCCCGTCCACGAACTCACCCGACGCCCACCGGACAGTCGGATCCCGCCGCCCGCTGTGGAGCCGGCCCGACCACGCCCTGCGCCCGACCATCTCCCCCGCCAGGCACGACTCGTCGGCCGCCGCGCCGAGATGGACCGAATCCGCGCGGCCATCGACACAGCTTCCCGCGACGGTGCGGTCGTCACACTGGAGTCCATCTCGGGGATGGCCGGGGTCGGCAAGTCCGCGCTGGCGATCCGCGCGGCTCACGAGTTCTGTGATCGCTTCCCCGAAGGCTCGATCTACCTCAATCTACGTGCCCACGCCCAGGGCCAGGAACCCCTCGCGCCGACTGCGGCCCTGGCGACCCTCCTCCGCCACGTGGGAGTACCCCCGCAGTCCATCCCCTCCGACATCGAGGAACGGGCAACGCTCTGGCGCCGGGCGCTGGGCCACCGGCGAGCACTGATCGTCCTCGACGACGCGGCGGATCCCGAGCAGGTACGACCTCTCCTGCCCGGCACGACGGAATGCTTTGTCCTCATCACCAGCCGCCGTCGGCTGGTCGGCCTGCCGCGCGGGCGCTCCCTGGCGCTGGACGTGCTGCCCACGGCGGACGCGATAGCGCTGTTCCGCGAGTTCGCGGGGTTGGAAGAGCTCCGCGGTCCCGATGAGCAGGGCGGGTCGGACGACACAGCCGAGATCGAGCGTATTGTGCGGCTCTGCGGCCATCTGCCCCTCGCGATCGAGATCGCGGCCAACCGGCTGAGCGCGCATCCGTCCTGGGACCTGACCGTCCTGCGCGAGTTGCTCTCCCGGCCCGCCGACCGCCTCTCACAGATCCGCGACGGCTACTCGGAGATCGCTCGCGCCTTCGAGGTCTCGTACCAGACCCTCTCCCGCGACGAGCAGTCCGCCTTCCGCCTACTGAGCCTGCATCCGGGCCCCGAATTCGGCCCCTGTGCGGCCGCCGCACTCCTCGGCCGCCCCTTCGACGAGACCGAACGCCTCCTGGAGTCACTCCTGCAATGCCACGTACTCCAGGAACCGGTTCCCAACCGCTTCCGCTTCCACGACCTGTTGGGCGAATACGCCCATCTCCTCTGCGCAGCCCAGGACTCCGACACACACCGCGAGGCGGCACGGTCTCGGCTCGCCGACCACTACCTCCGTACGGCGGACCACTGCGACCGACTGCTTTATCCGCGCCGGATACGCCTGGCCGTCCCCGACACGGCTCCGACCCGGGCCGCAGCGATGAACACCACCGCGTCGCGTGGCCCCGAACCTCACAACGCCGACGACGCCCTGTCCTGGTTCACCACCGAGCGACAGAACCTGCTGAGCACCGAGAACCAGCTGCGGCAGCGAGGATCGCGGGAACGTGCCGCCCTGCTGAGCCACGCTCTGGCGGGGTTCCTCGACGGCGAGTGCTACTGGACGGATTCGGTGCGGCTGCACGAGACCGCCACCGAGTACTGGCGCACGGTCGAGCACGAGGAGGGCCTGTGCCATGCTCTGTTGGATCTGAGTACGGCGTACATGGCGACCGGCCGGTTCCCGGAAACGGACCGGACCGCCAGGGAGGCACTCTCCCGGGCGCGGGCCGTCGGCGACCGGGACACGCAGGCCGAAGCACTGCGTGAACTGGGCATACTGCACTGGCACCTGGGCCAGAACCAACAGGCGCTGGCCTTTCAGAAAGAGTCTCTGGCGCTCAGCGTCGCGACGGGGGACCGCTGGCGCGAGGCCCGTTGCCAGAACAACGTCGCCATCTGTCTGCTCTACCTCGGTGAACACGAGGACGCGCTCTCCTGGTTTCAGGACGCGCTCGCGGGGTTCGAGGCCACGGACGACCAACGCATGCTCCTGAAGACCCTCAACAACCTCGGCCATCTGTATCTCCGGACCGGGGATCCGGAAGGCGCCCGGCAAACCTCCGAGCACTCCATGCGTCTCGCGGAACGCACGGGAAGCCCGTCGGACCGGGCGATCCTGCAGATCAACATCGCGGAGATCCACCTGGCCACGGGTGACGCTCCCGCCGCGGTCTCACTGTGCCGGGCAGCGATTCCGGTCTTCCACAGCATGGGCGCCCGCAAGAACGAGGCGATCGCCCTCACCCGGCTGGGGCGGGCATACCACGCCTTGTCCGACCCCGATCGGGCCGAGGACCTCATCCGACGCGCGCTCACCCTGGCCGAGAGCATCGGCGCGGCACTGGAGGAGGTCCAGGCTCAGCTGGCCCTGGGTGACTGCGCGCTCGTACGCGGACGGACGACAGCGGCCGAACACCTCTTCAGGTCCGCGCTGGAGGCGGCCCGGCGCATCCATGCCGATGAGGAGGAAGCACGAGCCAAGGCCGAGCTGGAACGCATCCGCTCACAACTGATCGAGTTTGATAGGTTGCGTACGTAA
- a CDS encoding tetratricopeptide repeat protein produces the protein MGSDSTTEAENMSGGEEGNGGHGNIIGGAAQVWGGVVQTGDVYGDIHTHVSPPAAPVTPVPAPRQLPPAVRHFTDREGDLAALGRLLSRRVGLIVVSGQAGVGKSSLVNRWLRRIGDDFPDGQLYADLRGHDLADAARPGEILGRFLRSLYSGPVPADTAEQSALWRSLTSGMRLAILLDNACTAAQARPLLPGSDESLVVVTGRRRLSGLGIDGAVFHTLDVMPPDAAEELLSRAVGRERVADDPAAAREVVSLCAGLPLAVCVASARLAARPRQPLRALAEALARPDDRLAVLAVEGEAAVRGALDESYRVLPAPAARLYRLLGQLPTPDLDSRLAAAAGALTLDEADGLLDVLVESHLLQDLGEDRYRFHDLIRLHARQRGVGNERDEALRRSADWYVAAATTAERLITPAQSTLERADERRPDPEAPFTDEPGALTWLDRHRANLMAVLRASAERQWSTLTWQLVDAMWPLFLRLRPYDLWIEAHELGLAAARCAGHAEAERQMLNSGAIGLSAARRTDEAITWYAASRDAARAAGDRRDEGQALLGLGAVHYETGRLTEAVPYLEEAISLWEDVGYPRGTGLARTVLGEIAMASGELTSAVRHFESAYAILMAVRDAHDAARALAFLGRARARSGETEGMEQLRLALGTFERSGAVHWQARTLEMLGQSAQDAGDLEAAREHYQRALPLSTTVSVDDARRVSARLDSLSGG, from the coding sequence GTGGGCTCGGATTCGACCACGGAGGCGGAGAACATGAGCGGCGGCGAGGAAGGCAACGGCGGCCACGGCAACATCATCGGCGGAGCCGCTCAGGTGTGGGGCGGCGTGGTCCAGACGGGTGATGTGTACGGCGACATCCACACCCATGTGTCCCCACCCGCCGCGCCGGTCACCCCTGTGCCTGCCCCTCGTCAACTGCCCCCTGCTGTACGTCACTTCACGGACAGAGAAGGCGACCTTGCCGCACTCGGGCGGTTGCTTTCGCGCCGCGTCGGGCTGATCGTGGTGTCCGGGCAGGCCGGGGTGGGCAAGTCCTCTCTGGTGAACCGGTGGCTCCGCCGCATCGGCGACGACTTTCCCGACGGGCAGCTCTACGCCGACCTGCGCGGCCACGACCTTGCCGACGCGGCCCGGCCGGGTGAGATCCTCGGACGATTCCTCCGCTCGCTGTACTCCGGCCCGGTGCCGGCCGACACGGCCGAACAGAGCGCGTTGTGGCGCTCCCTCACCTCCGGCATGCGCCTCGCCATCCTGCTCGACAACGCCTGCACCGCAGCTCAGGCCCGGCCGCTCCTGCCGGGCTCCGACGAGAGCCTCGTCGTCGTCACCGGCCGCCGTAGGCTGTCCGGGCTCGGAATCGACGGAGCGGTGTTCCACACCCTGGACGTGATGCCGCCCGACGCGGCGGAGGAACTGCTGAGCAGAGCCGTCGGCCGGGAGCGAGTGGCCGACGACCCGGCAGCCGCGCGTGAAGTGGTCAGCCTGTGCGCGGGTCTGCCCCTCGCGGTGTGCGTGGCATCGGCCCGGCTGGCTGCCCGCCCACGGCAGCCTCTGCGAGCCCTGGCGGAGGCGCTGGCCCGACCCGACGACCGACTGGCCGTCCTGGCCGTTGAGGGAGAGGCAGCGGTGCGCGGAGCCCTTGACGAGTCCTACCGGGTCCTGCCTGCCCCGGCTGCGCGGCTCTACCGCCTGCTGGGGCAACTGCCCACACCCGATCTGGACAGCAGGCTCGCCGCGGCGGCCGGTGCCCTCACCCTCGACGAAGCGGACGGGCTGCTCGACGTCCTCGTCGAGTCCCACCTCCTCCAGGACCTCGGCGAGGACCGCTACCGCTTCCACGACCTCATCCGGCTGCACGCCCGTCAGCGCGGAGTCGGCAACGAACGCGACGAGGCGTTGCGCCGGTCGGCCGATTGGTATGTGGCGGCTGCCACCACCGCTGAACGGCTCATCACTCCCGCGCAGTCCACCCTGGAGCGCGCCGACGAGCGCCGACCGGATCCCGAAGCGCCGTTCACCGACGAACCGGGTGCCCTGACCTGGTTGGACCGGCACCGCGCGAATCTGATGGCCGTACTGCGTGCCTCCGCCGAACGCCAATGGTCCACACTGACCTGGCAGCTAGTCGACGCCATGTGGCCACTCTTCCTCCGTCTGCGTCCCTACGATCTGTGGATCGAAGCCCATGAACTGGGCCTCGCCGCCGCGCGGTGTGCCGGGCATGCCGAGGCGGAGCGCCAGATGCTCAACTCCGGTGCCATCGGACTGAGCGCGGCCCGCCGTACCGATGAGGCCATCACCTGGTACGCCGCCTCGCGCGACGCCGCACGGGCGGCCGGTGACCGCAGGGACGAAGGGCAGGCGCTGCTCGGTCTGGGAGCGGTCCACTACGAGACCGGGCGTCTCACCGAAGCCGTCCCGTACTTGGAGGAGGCCATCTCCCTGTGGGAGGACGTCGGTTATCCGCGTGGCACGGGACTGGCTCGCACGGTGCTCGGCGAGATCGCCATGGCCTCGGGTGAACTGACTTCGGCCGTCCGGCACTTCGAGAGCGCGTATGCCATCCTCATGGCCGTGCGGGACGCGCACGATGCCGCGCGTGCGCTGGCCTTCCTGGGGAGGGCGCGAGCCCGTTCCGGCGAGACGGAGGGCATGGAGCAACTCCGCCTCGCTCTGGGGACGTTCGAGCGCTCAGGTGCGGTGCACTGGCAGGCACGCACCCTGGAGATGCTGGGACAGTCCGCGCAGGACGCGGGCGACCTGGAGGCCGCCCGCGAGCACTATCAGCGGGCGCTGCCGTTGTCCACGACGGTCAGTGTGGACGACGCGCGCCGGGTGAGTGCGCGACTCGACAGCCTGTCGGGTGGTTGA
- a CDS encoding serine hydrolase domain-containing protein: MERLRRETEPREAGLDPRTLARLDEYLALQVDEGRLPGYLLSLARGGRVAHLTTYGQRDRKAGLPVGTDTLWRVYSMTKPVTSVAALILIEEGRLSLTDPVSRYLPEFAEPRVYESGAGADVRTRPAEQPILVRHLMTHTSGLTFGFYYDHPVDALYRDAGLENSVRPGATLAQTCAEYASLPLQFEPGSQWNYSVSTNVLGRIVEVVSGQDLDVFFAERILGPLGMTDAGFQITPEQGERLAELYGEQEDGSIAPVPGLPVRGRPRFLSGSGGMVASAHDYHRFAEFLRRRGELDGVRLLSAESVAMMATNQLPGGADIRTYGSPTHRQSGNTGIGFGLGVSVVIDPTATECPSSLGTFGWTGAATTVFWVDPRRDLTVQFMTQVRRRSSFSVYPELKRLVHEAVVG, translated from the coding sequence ATGGAACGACTGCGCCGAGAGACAGAGCCGCGCGAGGCCGGCCTCGACCCCAGGACCCTGGCCCGTCTGGACGAGTACCTGGCCCTCCAGGTCGACGAGGGCCGGCTGCCCGGCTATCTGCTGTCACTGGCCCGCGGCGGGCGCGTCGCCCACCTCACGACGTACGGACAGCGCGACCGCAAGGCCGGACTCCCCGTCGGGACGGACACGTTGTGGCGGGTCTACTCCATGACGAAGCCCGTCACCTCGGTCGCCGCGCTGATACTGATCGAGGAGGGGCGGCTGTCGCTCACGGACCCGGTCTCCCGCTACCTCCCGGAGTTCGCCGAGCCGCGCGTGTACGAGTCCGGTGCGGGCGCCGACGTCCGGACCCGTCCGGCCGAGCAGCCGATTCTCGTCCGTCATCTGATGACCCACACCTCGGGCCTGACCTTCGGCTTCTACTACGACCACCCCGTGGACGCGCTGTACCGCGACGCGGGCCTGGAGAACTCCGTCCGCCCGGGTGCCACCCTCGCGCAGACATGCGCGGAGTACGCGAGCCTGCCCCTGCAGTTCGAGCCGGGCTCGCAGTGGAACTACTCCGTCTCCACCAACGTCCTCGGCCGGATCGTCGAGGTCGTGTCGGGGCAGGACCTCGACGTGTTCTTCGCCGAGCGTATCCTCGGGCCGTTGGGGATGACGGACGCGGGGTTCCAGATCACCCCCGAACAGGGCGAGCGGCTCGCCGAGTTGTACGGCGAACAGGAGGACGGCTCGATCGCTCCCGTCCCCGGTCTCCCGGTGCGCGGGCGTCCGCGCTTCCTGTCCGGCAGCGGCGGCATGGTCGCCTCGGCCCACGACTACCACCGGTTCGCCGAGTTCCTGCGGCGGCGCGGTGAACTCGACGGTGTGCGGCTGCTGTCCGCCGAGTCGGTCGCCATGATGGCCACGAATCAGCTGCCGGGGGGTGCGGACATCCGTACGTACGGCAGTCCGACCCACCGGCAGTCGGGCAATACGGGCATCGGGTTCGGCCTCGGGGTGTCCGTGGTGATCGACCCGACGGCGACGGAATGCCCTTCCTCCCTCGGCACGTTCGGGTGGACCGGGGCCGCGACGACGGTCTTCTGGGTGGATCCCCGGCGGGATCTGACGGTGCAGTTCATGACGCAGGTGCGACGGCGGTCTTCGTTCTCGGTGTATCCGGAGTTGAAGCGGTTGGTGCATGAGGCCGTGGTGGGCTGA